The window GCCGCCGAGGCCGTGCGCTCCGGCGCCGTCGCCTCCCGGGACGACCTCTTCATCACCTCCAAGCTCTGGTGCAGCGATGCGCACCGCGACAGGGTCGTCCCCGCCCTCAGGCAGACGCTCCGGTACGGCGCCCATCTCCCGCTCTTCCTCAGATTTCGCTTGGATCTCATGATAATGAGAAAGCCTGTGCTCTAGGGTCCGTCGTGTAGCACTGAGATAGTAGCATTACAGCTATTCTGTTTGTGATTAATTGTGGCCTAAAAATCATGGAACCAATTGTCAATCTGAACAATCGCCGCTGAAGCAAAACCTATAAAATACTGAAAAGAGACATACATAATACTACTACGCTAGATAATAATACTACATGGTACTAATTGCATAGCGTAGTACTCCAACTGACCGTTTGAAAATCACTAGGAAGGAGTAAAATGGGCTTGACAGGCATGCCGGGTACTTCGCTGGTCTCGAGGCCGTAAGATTGTCACTTTGATGTGCACCTATCTTTCAGGCATATCAGTTGAGCCCACACATCAACGGTGTCGGTCCAAGTTCCAACAAACGTGGATCATTCTCACACACCAGACTGATCTGATCTGACAACCTGAACAAGAAACCCAGTAGAAATTCACTGTCGGGTAAAGCCAACATTGCAATTCCCAGAAGACGCTAGCTGGAGTAAGCTAGCTTAGCCTTAGCTAGCTCCAAATACAGATCAAATCAGTCCTGTCGTGCATAATCGATCGACGTGCACTGTTGCGCCATCGTGTAACTGATCTAGTACTATTATTGGTTAGAGATGGCCTCTGACAGGAATTACTACTTAACCACGGCGCATCCGCGTAATGAATGACACTGCAGGAATCTCCAGATGGAGTACGTGGACCTGTACCTCGTCCACTGGCCGGTGTCCATGAAGCCCGGGCGGTTCAAGGCCCCCTTCACGGCGGAGGACTTCGTGCCGTTCGACATGCGGGCCGtgtgggaggccatggaggagtgccacaggctgggcctcgccAAGGCCATCGGCGTCGCCAATTTCTCCTGCAAGAAGCTTGAGACCCTCCTCTCCTTCGCCACCATCCCTCCCACCGTCAATCAGGTCACCTTAACTCCTTACATACATCCAACTAATGTTGTTTATAAACAATGCAGATCGATCATACATACTACCACGAAGTGACAAGTGAGTGACTGATGTGCCATTTTGCAGGTGGAGGTGAACCcggtgtggcagcagaggaagctgAGGGAGTTCTGCAGGGGCAAGGGCATCCAGCTGTGCGCCTACTCGCCGCTGGGGGCCAAGGGCACGCACTGGGGCAGCGACGCCGTGATGGACGCGGGCGTCCTGCAGGAGATCGCCGCGTCCAGGGGCAAGAGTGTGGCGCAGGTGTGCCTGAGGTGGGTGTACGAGCAGGGGGACTGCCTCATCGTCAAGAGCTTCGACGAGGCCCGGATGCGGGAGAACCTGGACGTGGACGGCTGGGAGCTCACCGAGGAGGAGCACCGCAGGATCGCGGAGATCCCGCAGCGCAAGATCAACCTCGGCAAGCGCTACGTGTCCGAGCACGGGCCCTACAAGTCCCTCGAGGAGCTCTGGGACGGTGAGATATGAGTGATCACTGGAGAGGCTGGCTGGCCGGTGCGACGGGTTCTGTTGGGTTGTCATCCTTGGCCATGGATGGGTGGTTGATCGGGGGACGATTTCCCTTTGAATAAAATCATGTTCTGCATTGTGTTTCAGTGAATAAATGGAGATGTTTACTACCGGATTTAAGGAGAGTTACTAAGAGATTGGGATCATCTCATCATGTTATTATGCGTACTTTCCTGGCAATGCAAGTTGTTACAATGGCAGAACAAAAAGAAGGTGTATAAATAAAGAGAGGCAGCGGCGTCGGGTTTGATCATGGGCCGTATGCCGCATGCGCGCGACGCAAGCATCTGCTTGGACATGACCAAGCAACTGGACCGCTTGCCAGGCTTGTCGTATGATAATGGGTGGCAGAGCAGCCCAGTGCCGGCTAGCCGTCGTGCCAGCCAACCGGCCGGGCCCGACAATGCCGGCGAAGTGCCGTGCGGGGCGCAGCCCTTTAGCTAGCtcttgcttctctctctctctaaaaaaaAAGGGTAGCTCTTGATCGGCGAACGGGTGACTAGCACGACCAGTCAGATGTTGCAGTGCCGGTGCTAGGTAACGTACGTCAAGTGTGTGAGAAGTTATATTTTTGAAATGTAACAAATAATAAACGAATCCCAAAAATTCAGTACTACTACTGCTAGTCTGCTACTACTACCCATTTCGGCACCTGAAATACTCCGCTACTGATGTCCATGTCTGTTAGTTCTGAACACTCCGAGAATTCAAACGAAAAAGGGCATACACTAAGCATAAATCTTTGCTAGTTCCACTGCACATTTGTTATATTTTTGAAGAAAAACCTCAAGAGGCCAAGAAGCCAGTGTAACACAAATCAAATACTCCAAGGTCCAAACTAGGTCCCCCCTTAATCGTCTGGGACTTAATTATTCAAGTTACTGAATACATTCAAAAGTAAGCATTGGGTTGCTTCAGTTTGGGGAAGGTGACTGCCTAGAAACGCCAAGCTCTTACTTTTGACCCGGGCCAAAGTTTACAGAGGGAATCATGAGGCAAGGCTCAGGCCCCAAGGGTAAACCAGTGGAGCATATTCGCTTCTCTTTAGTTATTACTGCTGCAGTAAAAGTGGCATCCATTGCGTGTGCTTTTGTTTTAACTGGGGGCCGGTTCACAGGGAATTCAGCACCGGGCGAAATGGATTGCAGGTGCTGACCGACCCGACCGACTCGTGCGGTAAAAGCTGTTCACGTTTTAAGGACACACGCAGGCCAGGAGTAAAGGCGTTTTTTGGTTCCTTTTGCAAAAGAACTTTTTTCAGCCACCcactgatgctgctgctgctggtagCCTCTGATGCGCTGCTGCCCGAGCCAGCAACCACAGGTACAGTTTGGAGGAGAATGTGTTTTTACTGCGGGAGGGATTGCTTCTATAGTAAGAAAAACACAATGGAATTGGGACGATTCTCTCAAAATAGAATAGGCTTTTGccccactttataaataaagcGACCATCAAATTCATACAATGAGTAGCAAACCACCGAGATAAGAAAAGTTTGTTGTGGCATCAGCACAAGCACACCCAAATAAAGCATAAGAGAAAGATAGAAAAAAGACCACCAAGTGTCCACAACATCAGGGGTCTGCAGCGAAGAAAGGCGGCGAGCAGTGACATGCAGCTTGTCCAACATTTGCCCCAGCCGGTCGCGGTCTCGCTGCCTAGCCAGTGGGTGCCAATGTTGCAAGAACGCAATAAATTTGAAGAATGAGTCAGAGGTGTGCCTAAGAAAGACCCGCTCAATTACCATCTTGTTAAGCATCGCCCAAAGTGTCCAAGCTAACGCCGTGAAAACTAGCCAGAAGAGATGCCTCTTCCTACCGGTCTGGACCGCTATGGACTGGAGGAATCCGACTAGGTTCGGAGCCTCCCAATAGGGCCCGAGCGCCGTCCATACAAAACTCCAAAGCGCCAGCCGATGTGCATGAGAAGAGGATGTGGGCCTCCGTCTCCGGTACCCCACAAAGGGGACATAACCCATTGCCCGGGCCATTCCTCTTGAGTACCTCTGTCCATGATGGGAGGCGATCCCTCAACAATTGCCACACAAATATTTTGATCTTCAAGGGTAGGGGCACGATCCAAGTAATAGTCGGCCTATGCCACATCGCGTGGTAGGTCGAGGCAACAAAGAAATCTCCTGAGGGAGTGAGGCTCCACGAAGTGGTGTCCGGGTAGACTGCGAGCACCGGTTGGAGAGCCGCACACGGATTAGCCCACTCCAACACCTCCACTGGCCCAAAAGAGTGACGGAACAAGATGTTCCATTGACCATTTTAAACCACCGCGGAGACTAAGAGCAACAGATCCACGCAAATGGCAAACAACTTTGGAAAGTGCATAACGGGGCTCCGTCAACCTAGCGGTCTAGCCAAAACATGGCACCCTCGCCTTTACTAATAGAAAAGGACAGTCCAGACAAATATCATGTTTGATCTTCTGGATTGAGTTCCAAAGTTGGGAACCCTCTGAGCATATGCACATAAGAAGCAGCAAGCCCCGAAGGTACTTTGCTTGAAGAAGCTGCAACCAAAGGCCCCCTTCCCCTCGGATGATCCGCCAGACCCACCTAAGCATGAGGGACACGTTCATATGTTGGGAGGCAAGGATGCCCAACCCCTTAGGCCCGTTGACAAGAAGATGTCAGCCCACTTCACCATGTAGTATTTCTGTCGACTGTTCACCGCTTGCCAGAAGAAACCTGAGAGGTCTTTATCGAATGAGCTATGCACTCCCTCCTGTAAGATGTACAACCCCCCACATATACATGGGGATGCTATAGAGATTAGGGTCAACCAAGATTGTCTTACTACCCTTGGAAGTAAACCGCCTGCACCACAGTTCGTCCCACGTGACGACGTTCCCCATAAGAGGGTCAAACTCGCTCAGAAGAACCCTCGAGTCAGGCATATGCATGCCCAAATACTCTACGGGAAAGGCGGCCAACCTACAATTCAGGTTGTCCGCAACCCGCTGATGTTTGGCTTCAGAATAGCCTAAAACAACCACCTCGCCCTTGTCAAAATTTATCTCCAGCCTAGACATGGCTTCGAAGCAAAGGAGGAACTTAAGGTTCACGATGTCCAGGTCTGAGCCCTCTGCCATAATCGTGGTATCATTCGCATACTGCAGATGTGTGGCTCCACCCCTAGGGTTTAGGTGACTACGACACTTGTGAGGTGGCCGACCATTCTACCTTTATCTAGGATGGTCGCAAGGGCGTCCATTGCAAAGTTGAAGAGGAGGGGGAAATAGGATCCGCCTGCCTCACCCTCTCGAGGAACGGAAGAAGGAGCCGAcctcctgatacatctccaatgtatttataatttttgattgttttatgctattatattaccaatcttggatgctttatatgaaattttatatcatttttggtaactaacctattaactcagtgcccagtgctagttactgttttttgcttgtttttggcttttcaaaaaataagtaccaaatgaagtctaaacacgatgaaactttatggtgattttttatggaccagaagggaccctagaatgTTCGGGAGGAGTCCAGAAGATCTACCGGAGAGCCACGAGCTCACACGGCGCGCCCCTAGGGGTGGGATGCCACCTGAGCTCGTGGGTCACACACAGCTCCGTTTGACCAAATTCCAGTGCTATAACTTCCCATAAatccccaaaccaacagagagTCACCCGAAATAacttttccgccgctgcaagcttctgttcttccgcgatcacatctagaggccttttccggtacgctgtcggaggggaaatcgatcacggagggcttctacatcaaccttgttgccctaccgatgatgtgtgagtagttcaccacatacctacgggtccatagctagtagctagatggccttttctctttctttgatccttaatacaatgttctccttgatcttcttggagttatATCCAGTGtaattgatgacccgcaagtatagggggtgaatcctagtcctttcgataagtaagagtgtcgaacccaacgaggagcggaaggaaattacaagcggtttccagtaagcactgaaattattggtaacaaataaacatgatgaaagtgattagatgaattcccatgtgccctcaagaatgctttgcttactataagagaaagttttggcctgtcctttgctacaaaaaggattggctaccttgttgcacctttgttactattgctacaagttgctcgttacaaattaccttgctatcaaactatctgattcgtgttcgatactttgataatttgatatgtgggtggaccggtgc is drawn from Triticum dicoccoides isolate Atlit2015 ecotype Zavitan chromosome 4A, WEW_v2.0, whole genome shotgun sequence and contains these coding sequences:
- the LOC119285057 gene encoding deoxymugineic acid synthase 1-A gives rise to the protein MGAGDKTAAGMPRIGMGTAVQGPKPDPIRRAVLRAIEVGYRHFDTAAHYETEAPIGEAAAEAVRSGAVASRDDLFITSKLWCSDAHRDRVVPALRQTLRNLQMEYVDLYLVHWPVSMKPGRFKAPFTAEDFVPFDMRAVWEAMEECHRLGLAKAIGVANFSCKKLETLLSFATIPPTVNQVEVNPVWQQRKLREFCRGKGIQLCAYSPLGAKGTHWGSDAVMDAGVLQEIAASRGKSVAQVCLRWVYEQGDCLIVKSFDEARMRENLDVDGWELTEEEHRRIAEIPQRKINLGKRYVSEHGPYKSLEELWDGEI